The following are encoded in a window of Magnolia sinica isolate HGM2019 chromosome 11, MsV1, whole genome shotgun sequence genomic DNA:
- the LOC131218416 gene encoding probable receptor-like protein kinase At5g61350: MTVLEKHEMGHPRLLSLSLLLFLLFFSSPQTSLSAPSPPTFKPPDNYLLDCGAPKTTDLPDGRTFRSDPQSSSFLSTAENVQAATSNISTNISSSPLYLTARIFPERSTYTFFISQPGRHWLRLYFYPLPHTLFNLTNAIFTVATDTTVLLHDFSIPLDSSVVFKEYLLNIVSNRFSLRFLPLKDSFAFINAIELVSAPDTLMTDTATAFSPTGEIAEFTGVSKFALEILYRLNVGGDLIVTDNDTLGRTWRPDSSFLKFAPMAQNVSISPKSVNYLPDDSNVGGHATPLIAPTLVYASAVETADSNVIDPNFNITWEFNVDPNFSYLIRMHFCDIVSKHLNDLYFNVYINEMIGISQFDLSTITSGLAVPYYQDFVVNASSISNQTVLVQVGPASEVDSGTVNAILNGLEVMKMSNSVGSLDGFFSVEGSRIIYRDPNSGISSKKRLIAVIGLIMSVGGLIMLAVVFCRWQKRPHDWEKRNSFSSWLLPLHVSHSSFMTKAGSHRNPFGSHKSKSGYSGFFSSTLGIGRCFSFAELQEATHNFDEKAVIGVGGFGKVYLGELEDKTQLAVKRGNPQSEQGINEFQTEIQMLSKLRHRHLVSLIGYCDEQSEMILVYEYMSNGPLRDHLYDSNLPPLSWKRRLEICIGAARGLHYLHTGAAQGIIHRDVKTTNILLDEKLVAKVADFGLSKAGPSLEQTHVSTAVKGSFGYLDPEYFRMQQLTEKSDVYSFGVVLFEVLCCRPAINPALPREQVNLAEWAMQRNRKGLLEKIIDPHLVGTICPASLKKFVEAAEKCLADYGVDRPSMGDVLWNLEYALQLQEAWGRVDDDDDPTEANSSKLIVMAESGSTAAAPTSTR, from the coding sequence ATGACAGTACTCGAAAAACATGAAATGGGTCACCCACGACTgctttctctctcccttctcctcttccttctcttcttctcttcaccCCAAACATCCCTATCCGCACCATCTCCTCCAACTTTCAAACCACCAGACAACTACCTCCTCGACTGCGGTGCACCCAAAACAACCGACCTTCCTGATGGACGCACCTTCCGATCTGATCCTCAATCCTCTTCCTTCCTCTCCACCGCTGAAAATGTCCAAGCAGCTACCTccaacatttccacaaacataTCATCTTCCCCTCTCTACCTCACCGCACGCATCTTCCCCGAAAGATCCACCTATACATTTTTCATTTCTCAACCAGGCCGTCACTGGCTCCGCCTCTACTTTTATCCTCTCCCCCACACCTTATTCAACCTCACCAATGCAATCTTCACCGTAGCCACCGACACCACCGTCCTCCTACATGACTTCTCCATTCCTCTCGACTCATCTGTCGTCTTCAAAGAATACCTCCTCAACATCGTCTCCAACAGATTCTCCCTCAGATTCTTACCCCTCAAGGATTCATTCGCATTCATTAATGCTATCGAACTCGTCTCCGCTCCCGACACCCTCATGACCGATACAGCCACTGCATTCTCCCCTACAGGTGAAATCGCTGAATTCACAGGCGTATCTAAATTTGCATTAGAGATCTTATACCGTCTCAATGTAGGCGGCGATCTCATCGTCACTGATAATGACACCTTGGGAAGAACCTGGCGGCCCGATTCCTCTTTCCTGAAATTCGCTCCCATGGCACAGAACGTTTCAATCTCACCCAAATCAGTCAATTACTTACCTGATGATAGCAATGTAGGAGGCCACGCCACCCCACTAATTGCTCCTACCTTGGTTTATGCATCAGCAGTCGAGACGGCTGATTCAAATGTCATCGACCCCAATTTCAACATCACCTGGGAATTTAATGTAGATCCCAACTTCTCTTACCTCATCCGGATGCATTTCTGCGACATTGTTAGCAAGCACCTCAATGATCTCTACTTCAACGTCTACATCAACGAGATGATTGGCATTTCTCAATTCGATCTCTCGACCATCACTTCCGGGCTGGCAGTCCCCTATTACCAGGATTTTGTTGTAAATGCTTCTTCTATTTCCAACCAAACAGTTCTTGTGCAGGTGGGACCAGCTTCTGAGGTTGATTCGGGCACGGTTAATGCCATCCTCAATGGGTTGGAAGTGATGAAGATGAGTAATTCAGTGGGAAGTTTGGATGGTTTTTTCTCTGTGGAGGGGTCGAGGATTATATATCGAGATCCCAACTCTGGTATCAGCAGTAAGAAGAGATTGATTGCAGTTATCGGGCTAATCATGTCTGTAGGTGGGTTGATAATGCTAGCTGTTGTTTTCTGCCGTTGGCAGAAGCGGCCTCATGACTGGGAGAAGAGAAACAGTTTCTCTTCTTGGCTACTCCCACTTCACGTTAGCCACTCCAGTTTCATGACTAAGGCTGGATCGCACCGCAATCCCTTTGGCTCTCACAAGAGCAAGAGTGGCTACTCGGGCTTCTTCTCCTCCACACTCGGGATTGGCCGCTGCTTCAGCTTCGCAGAATTACAAGAAGCAACTCACAACTTCGACGAGAAGGCAGTAATTGGAGTTGGAGGGTTTGGGAAGGTCTACCTTGGCGAGCTCGAAGATAAGACGCAGCTAGCGGTGAAGAGAGGAAATCCTCAATCAGAACAAGGGATCAATGAGTTTCAGACAGAGATACAGATGCTTTCAAAGCTCAGACATAGACACCTTGTCTCTCTCATTGGATATTGCGACGAACAGTCGGAGATGATTTTAGTATATGAGTACATGTCCAATGGCCCACTTCGCGACCATCTCTATGATTCCAACCTTCCTCCTCTCTCATGGAAGCGTCGGCTCGAGATTTGCATTGGTGCTGCACGTGGATTGCATTATCTCCACACAGGTGCAGCACAAGGTATAATCCATCGAGATGTCAAGACCACTAATATCCTACTCGATGAGAAACTAGTAGCGAAGGTTGCGGATTTCGGGCTATCTAAAGCAGGTCCCAGCTTGGAACAGACTCATGTGAGCACAGCTGTGAAAGGGAGTTTTGGATACCTGGATCCAGAATACTTCAGGATGCAACAACTGACAGAGAAATCGGATGTGTATTCATTTGGGGTCGTGCTTTTTGAGGTGTTGTGTTGTAGGCCTGCCATAAATCCAGCACTCCCAAGAGAGCAGGTGAACTTAGCTGAATGGGCAATGCAGAGGAATAGGAAAGGACTCTTGGAGAAGATCATAGACCCACATCTCGTCGGTACAATATGTCCTGCTTCGCTGAAGAAATTTGTTGAGGCAGCTGAGAAATGTCTGGCAGATTATGGAGTTGATAGACCTTCTATGGGAGATGTGTTGTGGAATTTGGAGTATGCTCTGCAACTCCAAGAGGCTTGGGGGagggttgatgatgatgatgatccaactgaAGCTAACAGCTCCAAGCTTATTGTTATGGCAGAATCTGGATCTACAGCTGCTGCTCCCACGTCGACCAGGTAG